In Leishmania donovani BPK282A1 complete genome, chromosome 22, one genomic interval encodes:
- a CDS encoding amino acid permease, putative, giving the protein MSHNPDYTVMQDGGRQRYKEETQSSTPASGDNRAAAEIDATICKEEKEMHETFDQVHELVTECNAEVEVPKQQPMFLVRLMRRVIPPGGFASGVFNLAGSSLGAGILGLPYAFDTSGIVMGTIYLIVIYLLTVYSVRLLAIVYGKTGIRSYELTARILFGRGGDIFTAVIMFIKCMGACIAYVICINDLWHAFLNDDRVQGYYRSVSFQRVLTSVTFLLLMLPLSLPRQINSLRYVSLFGVVFVLYFVVCVVIHSATHGLKEGITSKGLRLFNTGNRAIQGLGQFVFAFLCQSNAYQVFNETPKPSVRFFELQVLVSMLICTVFYWVTGFFGYCDFGDKVGSSLLRMYRPLTDYYFAVAYVGLVVKLCVAFALHILPSRDSVHHLIGWDLHTVAWWKNAVLCTFLSLVSLLCGLFIPNVNTVFGLLGSFTGGFIAFVFPALFFIYSGGYELKKVGYYNYFGAIVLLICGVTIICFGTTATIYGVV; this is encoded by the coding sequence ATGTCCCACAACCCCGACTACACCGTGATGCAGGACGGCGGCCGTCAGCGTTACAAGGAGGAGACTCAGTCGTCGACCCCAGCGAGCGGCGATaaccgcgccgctgccgagatCGATGCGACCATCTgcaaggaagagaaggaaatGCATGAAACCTTTGACCAGGTGCATGAACTCGTGACAGAATGCAAcgcagaggtggaggtgcccaagcagcagccgatGTTCCTCGTGCGCCTGATGCGCCGCGTAATCCCGCCGGGCGGTTTCGCTAGCGGCGTCTTCAACCTCGCTGGCAGCAGTCTCGGCGCTGGTATTCTTGGCTTACCCTACGCCTTCGACACGTCCGGCATCGTCATGGGCACAATCTACCTTATTGTGATTTATCTGCTGACGGTGTACTcggtgcgcctcctcgctaTAGTCTACGGCAAGACGGGCATTAGGAGCTACGAGCTGACAGCGCGCATTCTCTTTGGGCGCGGCGGAGACATCTTCACGGCGGTGATCATGTTCATCAAATGCATGGGCGCGTGCATCGCCTACGTAATCTGCATCAACGACCTGTGGCACGCCTTTCTCAATGACGATCGCGTTCAGGGCTACTACCGGAGTGTGAGCTTCCAACGCGTGCTCACTTCAGTCACgtttctgctgctgatgctgcctctctcgctgccgcggcagatCAACTCGCTCCGctacgtctctctcttcggcGTTGTCTTCGTTTTGTACTTTGTCGTCTGCGTCGTCATCCACTCCGCCACCCACGGCCTGAAGGAGGGCATCACCAGCAAGGGCCTGCGCTTGTTCAACACGGGCAATCGAGCCATTCAAGGACTCGGCCAGTTCGTCTTCGCATTTCTGTGCCAGTCGAACGCGTACCAGGTGTTCAACGAAACCCCCAAGCCCAGCGTTCGCTTCTTCGAGTTGCAGGTTCTTGTCAGCATGCTCATCTGCACCGTCTTTTACTGGGTGACCGGCTTCTTCGGCTACTGCGACTTTGGCGACAAGGTCGggtcctcgctgctgcgcatgtaCCGTCCGTTGACGGACTACTACTTTGCCGTCGCCTACGTTGGCCTTGTTGTGAAGCTCTGCGTTGCCTTCGCGCTGCACATTCTGCCCTCCCGCGACTCAGTTCACCACCTCATCGGCTGGGATTTGCACACCGTTGCCTGGTGGAAGAACGCCGTTCTGTGCACCTTCCTCAGCCTCGTCTCGCTGCTGTGTGGCCTATTCATCCCGAATGTAAACACCGTGTTTGGCCTGCTCGGCTCTTTTACCGGCGGCTTCATCGCCTTCGTCTTTCCGGCGCTCTTCTTTATCTACAGCGGCGGCTACGAGCTGAAAAAGGTCGGCTACTACAACTACTTTGGTGCCATCGTCCTCCTCATCTGCGGCGTCACGATCATTTGCttcggcaccaccgccacgatCTACGGCGTGGTGTAG
- a CDS encoding carnitine palmitoyltransferase-like protein, whose protein sequence is MRPCLPRLCACQDTRSAAKGALYTSGNWAALRTNVAVSPRATVQELLTPSLVPTRHYQRSLPKLPLPALHDTLQRYLAAATPLCAPPQLASASATVTAFLKGEGRHVHEELRRTDKANPHTSYISSDLFEQTLKGRSALPLRSHRTWLVRPDPEKQDMLVRSAYWLWASVQFYKLYLDNQLRPEVRYAVDGIFSKRSGYWTAEWFQRTAALLPDYVSTPFVYSASLGVAQPLDMSQFDCLFNSSRMPGVLQDEIKPVGFVPHALVQYRGHQFQITVADADCVPLSIDELYAQLRDIVCTNVAPAHTDVSVFTALPRTEWNGARTMLLRNVINGKSLEAVEESMLVLNLDADDERDAMVDPTSPVGVTAKSPSVRAGNRWWDKSLSVSVNSRGDIAVSAESSWGDGVAVRRYINDVYALSRAAHSHVLRKDAPATHKIRQLQWHVPDELVAAAQRVTRRVTKDRESLDVAAGVLDIATTPTPAVEATVQLAAQLAMFRVHQQQPMNCMQNTDMHCYRRGRSEQIPLTTLESTAFLLSMCSSVRETQQAACHAAVQRYKAEKKAVSRGSSTYSHLLALRLTAERFLGRVPDLYHDPVFSLVAEPALRFEMVEAEAAYGCGYALHPFSCHLTCSRTGSTLLYQVTSPPPSSVGVATSSATFAAAFTRACQEVSALLAPG, encoded by the coding sequence ATGCGACCGTGCCTTccgcgtttgtgtgcgtgccaaGACACACGTAGCGCCGCGAAAGGAGCCCTGTACACATCCGGCAACTGGGCCGCGCTCCGCACAAATGTGGCGGTCTCGCCAAGGGCAACGGTACAGGAACTACTGACACCATCGCTTGTGCCCACACGGCACTACCAGCGGAGTCTTCCcaagctgccgctgccggctctTCATgacacgctgcagcggtacctggcggctgcgacgcctctttgtgcaccgccgcagctcgcCTCCGCGAGCGCGACTGTAACCGCCTTTCTGAAGGGCGAGGGGCGTCACGTCCACGAGGAGCTACGGCGCACGGACAAGGCGAATCCGCACACGTCGTACATTTCGTCCGACCTGTTTGAGCAGACCTTGAAAGGGCggagcgcgctgccgctgcgctcgcaCAGAACGTGGCTTGTGCGGCCGGATCCGGAGAAGCAAGACATGCTGGTACGGAGCGCCTACTGGCTCTGGGCCTCGGTTCAATTCTACAAGCTGTACCTCGATAATCAACTCCGCCCGGAAGTGCGGTACGCTGTTGATGGCATCTTTTCGAAAAGGAGCGGCTACTGGACCGCCGAGTGGTTCCAAcgcaccgcggcgctgctccccGATTATGTGAGCACCCCGTTCGTCTACAGCGCCTCGCTCGgtgtcgcgcagccgctggaCATGTCGCAGTTCGACTGCCTTTTCAATTCTTCGCGGATGCCAGGTGTCCTCCAGGACGAAATAAAGCCGGTCGGCTTTGTACCTCATGCATTGGTACAGTACCGCGGTCATCAGTTTCAGATCACTGTGGCCGATGCAGACTGCGTGCCGCTTTCCATTGATGAGCTGTACGCTCAGCTCCGTGATATTGTGTGCACGAACGTagcaccggcacacaccGACGTGAGCGTCTTCACCGCACTGCCGCGCACGGAGTGGAACGGGGCCCGAACGATGCTGTTACGAAACGTCATCAATGGCAAAAGCCTGGAGGCTGTGGAAGAGAGTATGTTGGTGCTGAATCTCGACGCGGACGACGAGAGGGACGCCATGGTGGACCCAACGTCCCCTGTGGGGGTGACGGCGAAGTCGCCTTCCGTGCGAGCCGGCAACCGTTGGTGGGACAAGAGTCTGTCGGTGTCTGTTAACAGCCGCGGCGATATTGCCGTCTCGGCCGAGTCGAGCTggggcgacggcgtggcaGTGCGGCGGTACATCAACGATGTATACGCCCTCAGTCGTGCAGCGCACAGCCACGTGTTACGGAAGGACGCGCCGGCCACGCACAAGATCCGCCAGCTTCAGTGGCACGTCCCAGACGAGCtcgtggctgcggcgcaaaGAGTCACGAGGCGTGTGACCAAGGATCGCGAGAGCCTCGATGTCGCCGCCGGGGTGCTTGACATTGCCACAACACCCACTCCCGCCGTCGAGGCCacggtgcagctggcggcaCAGCTCGCCATGTTCCGcgtgcaccagcagcagccgatgaACTGCATGCAGAACACAGACATGCATTGCTatcgccgcggccgcagcgagcAAATCCCGCTCACCACGCTGGAGAGCACCGCTTTCCTGCTGAGCATGTGCTCCTCAGTACGAGAGACGCAGCAAGCAGCGTGCCACGCGGCCGTGCAACGCTACAAGGCAGAGAAGAAGGCCGTCAGTCGCGGAAGCAGCACCTACAGCCACCTGCTGGCTTTGCGCCTAACGGCGGAGCGCTTTCTTGGCCGAGTTCCTGACTTGTACCACGACCCTGTCTTTTCGCTTGTCGCCGAGCCCGCGCTGCGCTTTGAGATGgtcgaggcggaggcggcctACGGCTGTGGGTACGCGCTCCACCCATTTAGTTGCCACCTCACCTGTAGCCGCACGGGATCGACTCTGCTGTATCAGGTGACATCTCCACCCCCATCGTCCGTGGGCGTTGCCACCTCAAGCGCCACCTTTGCAGCGGCCTTTACGCGCGCATGCCAGGAGGTGTCGGCCCTGCTGGCGCCGGGCTGA
- a CDS encoding methylenetetrahydrofolate dehydrogenase-like protein: MCGSFSVSASFALTSASSMALSTLTLRLSRSAELLSGVPISKELRQRIRTSTSVLRRPPCLVVVLVGDRADAIRYVNHKRRAAAECGIEVHLVHLSATIQQVELHRTLASVNDDVEVDAVLLQLPLPPHLRTRPALLHIHPGKDVDGLHPLNAGSLCLQDQRSRLHTLVAASSAASASLVDQQAQGMIEEMLLPAATSGGDSAMRHRFHERNIFVPCTALAIRTVLFSYLGRTENFAHLLPAAHSNDMSAVEGPSTLPSPSLSATAGIVSPSSPEGKQFPRSSASTQAPPRRDLHAVIVNNSRVVGVPTAALLQRAGSFAVTLCSRSNSLDTIRHVAQQADVLITAYGVANVFDRSFVREGAIVIDAAVNELPEMTCQKEAAAETGGSARKKGICGDVDINSVSAVAAAITKTPDGVGPLTASHLMFNVLKAYQLRHDNERRYNNIYTEFLKMYGTHEKVRGHAPPLGIPFMAAP; this comes from the coding sequence ATGTGCGGGTCTTTTTCTGTGAGTGCGTCTTTCGCTCTTACTAGCGCGAGTAGCATGGCCCTCTCCACTCTGACGCTTCGGCTGTCGCGCTCAGCAGAGTTGCTGTCTGGCGTGCCGATCAGCAAGGAGCTACGGCAGCGAATCCGCACCAGCACGTCAGTCCTCCGTCGACCACCATGCCTGGTTGTGGTGCTCGTCGGTGACCGTGCCGATGCGATCCGCTACGTCAACCACAagaggcgcgccgccgcggagtGCGGCATTGAAGTGCATCTCGTTCATCTTTCCGCTACCATTCAGCAGGTTGAGCTTCACAGGACCCTGGCTTCCGTCAACGACGACGTCGAGGTCGACGCCgtccttctccagctgccgctgccacctcATCTGCGTACTCGACCGGCACTGCTCCACATCCACCCAGGCAAGGACGTGGATGGCCTCCACCCCTTGAACGCCGGAAGCCTCTGCCTGCAGGATCAGAGGTCGCGCCTGCATACACTTGTCGCGGCATCCTCGGCAGCATCAGCGTCGCTCGTCGACCAGCAGGCGCAGGGAATGATTGAGGAGATGCTGTTGCCGgctgccaccagcggcggcgacagcgccatGCGTCACCGTTTCCATGAGCGCAACATCTTTGTGCCGTGCACCGCCCTCGCCATCCGCACAGTGCTCTTCTCCTATCTCGGCCGCACGGAAAACTTCGCGCACTTGTTGCCGGCAGCCCACAGCAACGACATGTCTGCAGTGGAGGGTCCATCAACGCTTCCGTCCCCATCGTTGTCGGCAACTGCCGGCATCGTTtccccgtcgtcgccggaAGGCAAGCAATTCCcacggagcagcgcgagtACCCAAGCACCTCCCCGCCGCGACCTGCACGCCGTGATCGTGAACAACAGcagggtggtgggggtgccgacggcggcgctgctgcagcgcgcaggcAGCTTTGCCGTCACGTTGTGCAGTCGCAGTAACTCGCTGGACACCATTCGACATGTCGCGCAACAGGCGGACGTGCTCATCACGGCTTATGGAGTGGCCAATGTGTTCGACCGGTCGTTTGTTCGAGAGGGGGCCATCGTgatcgacgccgccgtcaaCGAGTTACCGGAGATGACGTGCCAgaaggaggcagcggcagagacaggcggcagcgcgcgaaAGAAGGGCATctgcggcgacgtcgacaTAAATTCGGTGTCCGCTGTTGCCGCGGCAATCACGAAGACACCAGACGGTGTTGGCCCTCTTACGGCGTCGCACCTGATGTTCAACGTGTTGAAGGCGTATCAGCTTCGACACGACAACGAGCGTCGCTACAACAACATCTACACAGAGTTCCTGAAGATGTACGGCACGCACGAAAAGGTGCGGGGCCATGCGCCGCCTCTAGGGATACCATTCATGGCTGCTCCATGA